In Pirellula sp. SH-Sr6A, the DNA window TTGCGAGACGCAACACCCTTCGAAAGGAGTTGCGAGTGGCGACCGTCTCCGCGTCTCGCCAATTCCCGGCTTGCGTCCATCCTCCGACGATAGCTCGGGGATTCCATCTCCTGAACCAACTCGTCGTTGTTGAGCTTGGCATAGTCCCGAAGCGGCTCCGGTTGAAATCCCTTGGGTTGGATCCGAACGATGTAACCGACGTTGGGTCCGTTCCAATTGAAATTGGCCCCCTTCCAACTCGCCGCATATACCCGGCTGTTGCCGTCGACATCGGCGTCGGTTGGACGCGTCATTTTGACCAGCGGTTCAGGCGTCGCGACTTCTTGATAGGTCGCCCCCTGGGGCTTCACCGAGTGGCGATAGATCGCATTGGTTCCCCAATCCGCGGTGAAAGGAGCTTGATTCCATTTTCCAAAGCCAGGTTCGTCGATGTAAACAGCACCGCACCCCGAACCTCCTCCGTAGTCCGCCAGGGGAGCGACGCACTCGTCGCTGAAGTTTTTATAAAGACGTGGATAACCATGGTCGTCGTTTCCGGTGAAGTGATGGAGTCGCACATCCCATCCGCCACCATCATTCGTATTGTCTCTCGCGAACATCTCCATCGCCGGGCTAATCGCTACCTCGAGAATGTTGCGTGTTCCGGTGGAGTAGATTTCCAATCCAGTCCCGTCCGGGCGTACGCGAATCACGCCTCCGCCGCGATGGGAGAGGCGAGTGCCGTCCGCTCCCACTGCGTCCATAAAGCCGAAATCTCCACCTGCGATATACAACCATCCGTCCGCTCCGAGGCTGAGCCCATTGGTCGTGTGGTCCGCTGGGCGTTTGTCGTAATCAAATGCGAGATTCTTTACGAGCGTTTTTTGTTCGTCCGCCACTCCATCTCGATCGCGGTCGATGAAGACGCTCAAGTGAGGAGGATGCATCAAATACAGTCGATCCTTGTCCCAGACCAATCCTCGCGGCGCGTCGACTTCACAGAACACTTTGGTCTCGTCAGCGCGTCCATCGTTGTCGGTATCTCGTAACCGGATCACGCGGCCGCGCATCGGATCGCGTCCCAACGACCCATTTCCATCGGAGCTCACATACAAAGTCCCGTCGACATCCGCTGCCACAAAAACAGGATAGTTTACCGCTGGGGGTGCCGCAAAAAGGGTTGCCTCGAAACCGTCCGCGACTTGAACATCCTTCAAGATGGCGGCCTCTTCCTCCTGAGTTCTTTTCTCAATGCGAGGCACGATGTTTCCACTCTTGGCGTATTCGTCCCCCTGCAGTGCCGTAAACTTGCCAGCAGGAGATTTAGGATCTGCAGGCCACAGCGACTTGATAGCCGCCCCTTGCACTCGGATCTCGCGAATGCTGCACCAGCCACCTGTGCTGCTAATCCCCGTGACTCGGAGGAATCGAAGTGCAGTGGGAGAGCTGAATTCCTCTTTCCCAACGCGTGGTTTCGAATTGGTCGATTGGTCGATTAGCAATTTAAAATCGGTACCATTTTCCGATCCCTCCACTCGGTACTTGTAAATACCAGATGGCATCTCCCAAGCGATCTCCATGGACTGTACCGTTTGGGGATCTTGGAATTCCAATTGAATCGACTGGGGATAGGATGGACCATCGGCACACCAGCGGGTGTCCTGCTTCCCATCGACTACATGATGGGTTGGGTTCCCATCCTGCACGCTCGACGCGGTGACCTTGACCAAAGTCGCATCCTTAGGGGCATTGCCGACTCCCGGAGTAGCATTATTGGAGAACTTGTTTTTGTCGATAAACGTGACTTTGTTCTCCCCCTCGAACGGTTTGAGATAGTCCGCGTTCAACTTATCGCAAGCCCACAGGAGTCCCCGGGTTACCAATTCGAGATACCGAGCGTCGGCGACCGTTTCCGTATTATGGCCGAGCGATGTGCTGAAACTCCGAGCTCCCTGCTTTTCATTAATCCAAACCACAACCGCGTGGTCGACGCGTTCCTTGTCTCCTCGTCCCACTTTTTGCTTTCCGACTGCCAAGGGAACGGCATCGTACATCTTGACGTTGTTGTAAAGCTCCTCGCGGATCGTGGTCCAGTTCGTAAGGGTCTCCGTGATCGGGTGCTTGGGCATCTCAAACTCGATTTCGATCGGTTCTTGCGGTCCATGT includes these proteins:
- a CDS encoding discoidin domain-containing protein; translated protein: MKSILSTLLALSLLITFPSLGLGQTKETKPIRALLIAGGCCHDYAKQQEALCNGIQARANVQVDVYWTDNSTTAPMLPLYSKLNWAEEYDIIIHDECAADIKDPALLNRIVQTHQKIPAVHLHCAMHSFRAGNDVWFKHLGLQSTGHGPQEPIEIEFEMPKHPITETLTNWTTIREELYNNVKMYDAVPLAVGKQKVGRGDKERVDHAVVVWINEKQGARSFSTSLGHNTETVADARYLELVTRGLLWACDKLNADYLKPFEGENKVTFIDKNKFSNNATPGVGNAPKDATLVKVTASSVQDGNPTHHVVDGKQDTRWCADGPSYPQSIQLEFQDPQTVQSMEIAWEMPSGIYKYRVEGSENGTDFKLLIDQSTNSKPRVGKEEFSSPTALRFLRVTGISSTGGWCSIREIRVQGAAIKSLWPADPKSPAGKFTALQGDEYAKSGNIVPRIEKRTQEEEAAILKDVQVADGFEATLFAAPPAVNYPVFVAADVDGTLYVSSDGNGSLGRDPMRGRVIRLRDTDNDGRADETKVFCEVDAPRGLVWDKDRLYLMHPPHLSVFIDRDRDGVADEQKTLVKNLAFDYDKRPADHTTNGLSLGADGWLYIAGGDFGFMDAVGADGTRLSHRGGGVIRVRPDGTGLEIYSTGTRNILEVAISPAMEMFARDNTNDGGGWDVRLHHFTGNDDHGYPRLYKNFSDECVAPLADYGGGSGCGAVYIDEPGFGKWNQAPFTADWGTNAIYRHSVKPQGATYQEVATPEPLVKMTRPTDADVDGNSRVYAASWKGANFNWNGPNVGYIVRIQPKGFQPEPLRDYAKLNNDELVQEMESPSYRRRMDASRELARRGDGRHSQLLSKGVASRNADRQRVESIQTTANAQTILQALGHADPVIVHTAIRTLAKQKQIDACLAALEQGTAPLPPLLRSLAMMHDSRVVDAVIARLAKETSPERRELLLGALCRLHFVEGEWNGDSWGTRPDTRGPYYQPETWGESKKILTTLRSALAAADSKEAAFLIEAMEKNRIENDEGLERIIEIATRDSAAIPIAVAKLATAKEIPANALPLLLAASKMEGLAKQPLSQVVIALARISHPESFEAMIRCMERLDREGGDNALSEKARDALLNSPTLGLQIPRLLELANATTGPLGTIADSALLQLASKSPSPEVQAAAQKGLEEAWGNKARKIRLMRTAGRLASHHLDEEILAAWKDPDAEVAKVAQNISNRLKIKPRPEDKSPKLASINPEEALKSVVDMKGDISFGERLFTKAKCTQCHTVRQDEVQKGPYLGNIARTYKRPELATAVIDPSKSIAQGFITNIIQTHDDETITGFVTNEQNDRVVLRDAQGKEFLVMKEDIAARKTSTVSSMPTGLLNEFTVYEFASILDYLESLTK